From the genome of Rhodobacteraceae bacterium Araon29, one region includes:
- a CDS encoding FliI/YscN family ATPase encodes MSDFTSEILRDLDRKLDPSKRSTMSGKVLKFDGLTAHCDGFPARVGSICKIETGANTETFAEVISFRDGLNQLVVFDLAAGIRAGDRVTLIEEGQSIEVGDNLLGRVFDAMGSPLDGRHQPHAPHEWPLHGTLINPLERRHISSALDVGVKSINGLLSIAKGQRVGIIAGSGVGKSVLLSMITKHSEADVIVVGLIGERSREVLEFIDTVFDKKTREKLCAVAVPADRSPLLRIRGANRATAIAEYFRDQGKNVLLIMDSLTRVAHARREIGLALGEIPTSKGYPASVNALISGLIERAGMGTEKCKGSITGIYTVLADGDDTNDPVVDTARAILDGHVVLNREYANLGVYPAIDISQSISRVMVNVASAEQIELANKLKKLISVYNENKDLILMGGYAPGQDKDLDIAYKKWPEIVEFLKQKPTEIVSFEAAVSAMRSLLKEV; translated from the coding sequence ATGTCTGACTTTACCAGTGAAATTTTGCGTGATTTGGATCGAAAACTGGATCCTTCAAAACGCTCGACAATGTCGGGAAAAGTTCTGAAATTTGATGGCTTAACTGCCCATTGTGATGGTTTTCCAGCGCGTGTTGGCTCAATCTGCAAAATTGAAACTGGGGCAAATACAGAGACATTTGCGGAAGTCATCAGCTTTAGGGATGGCTTAAACCAACTCGTGGTTTTCGACTTGGCTGCGGGGATACGCGCAGGTGACCGGGTTACCTTGATTGAAGAAGGCCAGTCCATAGAGGTGGGTGACAACCTATTGGGACGTGTTTTTGATGCCATGGGATCGCCTTTAGATGGACGCCACCAACCGCATGCGCCGCATGAATGGCCTTTGCATGGAACACTAATTAATCCTTTAGAGCGGCGCCATATTTCTTCGGCTTTGGATGTAGGAGTCAAATCCATTAACGGGCTATTGTCGATTGCAAAAGGTCAACGCGTTGGAATTATTGCAGGGTCTGGAGTTGGCAAATCTGTATTGCTCAGTATGATAACCAAACATAGTGAGGCAGATGTCATTGTGGTTGGACTAATTGGTGAGCGATCACGAGAAGTGTTAGAATTTATCGACACGGTCTTTGATAAGAAAACGCGTGAAAAGCTCTGCGCTGTTGCAGTACCGGCCGACCGATCCCCACTTTTGCGGATAAGAGGCGCAAATCGCGCAACGGCAATAGCCGAATATTTTCGTGATCAAGGGAAAAATGTACTGCTAATTATGGATTCCTTAACACGAGTAGCACACGCGCGTCGGGAAATAGGCCTCGCTTTGGGGGAAATACCAACGTCAAAAGGATATCCAGCTTCAGTAAATGCGCTTATTTCTGGTCTCATAGAACGCGCCGGTATGGGAACCGAGAAATGCAAAGGATCGATAACTGGCATTTACACTGTTTTAGCGGATGGTGATGATACAAATGATCCAGTTGTTGACACGGCTAGAGCTATTCTAGATGGGCATGTGGTGTTGAATAGAGAATACGCCAATTTAGGTGTGTATCCCGCAATAGATATATCGCAATCCATCAGTCGTGTTATGGTAAATGTTGCAAGTGCAGAACAGATCGAGCTGGCAAATAAGCTTAAAAAGTTGATCAGCGTCTATAATGAAAATAAAGATTTGATTTTAATGGGAGGCTATGCACCTGGCCAAGATAAAGATCTTGATATTGCCTATAAAAAATGGCCTGAAATTGTAGAATTTCTCAAACAAAAACCAACTGAAATTGTTTCATTTGAAGCCGCTGTTTCAGCTATGAGAAGCCTTCTAAAGGAGGTTTAA
- a CDS encoding flagellar biosynthesis protein FliL, whose amino-acid sequence MADEEEPKKKSGLITILIFVVAGFVLVAVGLGVGYLIFGGSNDTPQDIANEIVTKQNGEDGSGSEDEDCEKDEEGKCIEETDPEKISKETPKAEVFQTLYYEIPGSLTTNLKGSRRFLQISVGVSTKYDQKILDNVESHLPSLKAVILAALSDYTEEQVTGREARKLLADDIRDVMNVKLEELEGFGGVEEVLLTSYVMQ is encoded by the coding sequence ATGGCAGATGAAGAAGAACCAAAGAAAAAATCTGGTTTAATTACCATTTTGATTTTTGTTGTAGCCGGTTTCGTTTTGGTCGCTGTCGGCTTAGGCGTTGGTTACCTTATTTTTGGCGGATCGAATGACACACCTCAAGACATAGCCAATGAAATCGTCACCAAGCAAAATGGTGAAGATGGTTCCGGTTCAGAAGATGAGGACTGTGAGAAAGATGAGGAAGGAAAGTGTATCGAAGAGACTGATCCCGAAAAGATCTCAAAAGAAACTCCAAAAGCTGAAGTCTTTCAAACTCTTTACTACGAAATACCTGGTAGTTTGACGACCAACCTCAAAGGTTCAAGACGTTTTTTGCAGATATCAGTGGGCGTCTCAACCAAATATGACCAGAAAATTCTGGACAATGTCGAGTCTCACCTACCCTCTTTAAAGGCTGTAATCCTTGCTGCACTTAGCGACTATACAGAGGAGCAAGTTACTGGTCGGGAAGCGCGTAAATTACTAGCGGACGATATAAGGGATGTGATGAACGTTAAACTAGAAGAACTCGAAGGTTTTGGTGGTGTCGAAGAGGTTCTACTCACTTCCTACGTAATGCAGTGA
- the fliM gene encoding flagellar motor switch protein FliM → MSTTSKLSKTEVDALIAGLDGAETLDGNVDGLSSDKKVRDFKFGSDDLSLLGDYYALRVINERFARFARTVFQPMLRVQPRITAMNPTVKTFEEYSFSSEAFMSLTLARIEILRGNLMMVISPDLISKLTNAYYGGNLAISKSARRTEFTSTEDRIIEIITDGLIEALDIAWSDLIKLEFSDISREENLQFASFVEDTEQVICCAFEIQLPGSEPASFDVIYPLQTLKPIAAQLRSRMQTDSVDSLSWTDRLQQAVFNIPLTCTARLTTVDSKMSDVLQYKNNDIVPIQITGPLDLVVENREFFEAELGDLGGTIAISLLQPNRETEKT, encoded by the coding sequence ATGTCAACAACATCCAAGTTGTCGAAAACCGAAGTCGATGCTCTGATCGCTGGACTTGATGGGGCTGAAACGCTTGACGGCAACGTAGACGGTTTATCTTCTGACAAAAAAGTCCGAGACTTCAAGTTTGGCTCGGACGATTTGTCTCTTTTGGGTGACTATTATGCGCTTCGTGTAATCAACGAGCGTTTTGCACGATTTGCCAGAACGGTTTTTCAGCCCATGCTAAGAGTTCAACCACGCATAACCGCTATGAACCCAACTGTTAAAACTTTCGAGGAATATAGCTTTTCATCGGAAGCTTTCATGAGCTTAACGCTGGCACGTATAGAAATATTGCGTGGAAATCTAATGATGGTGATTTCGCCTGACTTAATTTCAAAACTTACAAATGCCTATTACGGCGGTAATCTAGCAATCTCAAAATCAGCAAGACGAACAGAATTCACTTCTACGGAAGATCGAATTATTGAAATTATAACGGATGGTTTGATTGAGGCATTGGATATAGCTTGGAGCGATCTGATAAAGCTTGAATTTTCCGACATTAGCCGTGAAGAGAATTTACAGTTTGCATCCTTTGTAGAAGATACAGAACAAGTGATTTGTTGTGCCTTTGAGATCCAGTTACCCGGATCAGAACCCGCTTCATTTGATGTCATCTACCCTTTACAAACCCTAAAACCAATTGCTGCACAATTGCGGTCAAGGATGCAGACAGACAGCGTTGATAGTCTATCCTGGACAGATCGCCTTCAACAGGCAGTGTTTAATATACCGCTGACATGCACGGCGCGTTTGACCACTGTCGATAGCAAAATGTCAGATGTATTACAGTACAAGAACAATGACATAGTACCAATTCAAATAACTGGACCGCTTGATCTGGTTGTTGAAAACCGTGAATTTTTCGAAGCAGAACTTGGTGATTTAGGTGGGACAATCGCAATCAGCTTGCTCCAACCAAATCGTGAAACAGAGAAAACCTAA
- the fliN gene encoding flagellar motor switch protein FliN has protein sequence MSETEINPDEVNDLHEAAKPSNAKGGTSQISGEKMKILENIEVTLSIEVGRTEMTIRDLLRLNEGSVIELDRLAGEPLDLFVNGAIIAKGEVVMVGERYGIRLTDIVDPEERAESV, from the coding sequence ATGAGCGAAACAGAGATAAATCCCGACGAAGTCAATGATCTTCATGAAGCGGCCAAACCCAGCAACGCAAAGGGCGGCACCAGCCAGATTAGCGGCGAAAAAATGAAAATTCTTGAAAATATTGAAGTTACACTTTCAATAGAAGTTGGCCGGACGGAAATGACTATACGCGACCTTTTAAGGTTAAATGAGGGGTCAGTGATCGAATTAGACCGACTAGCCGGAGAGCCATTGGACCTATTTGTGAATGGTGCGATAATTGCGAAGGGTGAAGTCGTAATGGTTGGGGAAAGATATGGAATCCGACTGACAGACATAGTAGATCCAGAAGAAAGAGCAGAGTCAGTTTAA
- the fliP gene encoding flagellar type III secretion system pore protein FliP (The bacterial flagellar biogenesis protein FliP forms a type III secretion system (T3SS)-type pore required for flagellar assembly.) → MLSSKVFDQEKWYKVGICLFLAAILTFLNANFVSAQQAPVVGLPALSVAEDQDGTQQYSLSLQLLALMSAITLLPSLLLGATAFTRIIIVLSILRQAMGTQQTPPNQVLVSIALFLTIFIMYPTLDNIYIVSVSPYLDGQVGILTAINSAAEILKEFLVLNTREAELAMFAELAGDQPYASNQDVPFRVLMPAFITSELKTAFQIGFLLFLPFLVIDMVIASILMSLGMMMLSPMLISLPFKLLLFVLVDGWAMTIGSISSTYLN, encoded by the coding sequence ATGCTATCCTCTAAAGTGTTTGACCAAGAAAAATGGTATAAAGTTGGAATTTGTCTCTTCTTGGCAGCGATACTTACATTTTTAAACGCTAACTTTGTTTCAGCTCAACAAGCCCCAGTAGTTGGCCTGCCAGCATTATCTGTCGCCGAAGATCAGGACGGAACCCAACAATATTCGCTGTCTTTGCAATTGCTTGCCTTAATGTCAGCAATAACACTGCTACCCAGCCTGCTTCTTGGCGCTACAGCATTTACCAGGATCATCATTGTTTTATCTATCTTAAGACAGGCTATGGGTACTCAGCAAACACCTCCTAACCAAGTTTTGGTTTCTATTGCCCTGTTTTTGACAATTTTCATAATGTACCCAACCTTGGATAATATCTATATTGTATCAGTATCGCCCTATCTGGACGGACAAGTTGGAATATTAACTGCAATCAACTCAGCGGCTGAGATTCTCAAAGAATTTCTGGTTCTCAATACGCGCGAAGCAGAATTGGCTATGTTTGCGGAACTTGCAGGTGACCAACCCTATGCTTCCAATCAAGACGTGCCATTTAGAGTTTTGATGCCTGCCTTTATCACATCAGAGCTTAAAACCGCATTCCAAATCGGGTTTTTATTATTTTTGCCCTTTTTGGTTATCGATATGGTCATTGCCTCAATCCTTATGTCTTTGGGCATGATGATGCTGAGCCCAATGCTGATCTCACTACCATTTAAATTATTGCTTTTCGTGCTTGTCGATGGCTGGGCAATGACAATTGGTTCAATTTCTTCAACGTATCTAAACTGA
- the fliQ gene encoding flagellar biosynthesis protein FliQ: MEFDANIEHIRLAFWNVVMAAGPILGIALAIGLVIGIIQAATSINEMTLSFVPKLVFVLGGFALLSGFMMTRLADYFSFIFDTISGMG, from the coding sequence ATGGAATTTGATGCAAATATTGAACACATAAGGCTCGCTTTTTGGAATGTCGTAATGGCGGCCGGACCTATTTTGGGAATTGCTTTAGCGATTGGTTTGGTGATTGGGATTATCCAAGCTGCAACCTCAATTAATGAAATGACGCTCAGTTTCGTACCAAAACTGGTATTTGTTCTAGGCGGTTTTGCCTTGCTATCTGGCTTCATGATGACACGTCTTGCTGATTACTTTTCATTTATTTTCGACACAATAAGTGGCATGGGGTGA
- the fliR gene encoding flagellar biosynthetic protein FliR, with amino-acid sequence MGNLLLDQASGIPGLSLQNLVEQLSIFFLSSIRIGAFLISSPFFGAQSIPLQVRIITSILLGFAFHSQFASIQISNFDNLDLVRVIFAEILIGLVVGLFVSILFASVALAGEKIATSGGLGFAAQIDPNSGGQTPVISNILTLFLIVIFLSIDGHLALIRAIHFSYEILPMGISLDLRNASKFGVDAAGAMFEIATVIMLPIVILLLMTNFTVGVVTRSAPQLNLFSFGFPITLLVVFLGLYASATPLGYAMEELVEFSLSFVDQFFESISNGQ; translated from the coding sequence ATGGGTAACCTCCTGCTCGATCAAGCTAGCGGAATTCCGGGGCTCAGCCTGCAAAATCTGGTTGAGCAACTTTCGATTTTCTTTCTCAGCTCGATTAGAATTGGTGCATTTTTAATCTCCTCGCCATTTTTCGGGGCACAATCAATTCCTCTTCAAGTTAGGATTATCACAAGTATACTTTTGGGCTTTGCCTTCCATAGCCAGTTTGCATCCATACAAATTTCTAATTTCGACAATCTGGACTTAGTTCGGGTTATTTTTGCAGAAATCCTGATTGGATTAGTGGTAGGTTTGTTTGTTAGTATTCTATTTGCTTCTGTTGCTCTGGCTGGAGAGAAAATAGCAACCTCAGGTGGATTAGGATTTGCGGCTCAAATAGATCCAAATTCAGGTGGCCAGACACCCGTAATAAGCAATATTCTTACACTTTTTTTGATTGTAATCTTTTTGTCTATTGATGGTCACCTGGCACTCATCCGCGCAATTCACTTCAGTTATGAAATTTTGCCTATGGGGATTTCATTAGACTTGCGAAATGCAAGTAAATTTGGCGTAGACGCAGCCGGGGCAATGTTTGAAATCGCAACCGTAATTATGTTGCCAATCGTTATTTTACTGTTGATGACTAATTTTACAGTCGGGGTTGTGACGAGATCCGCCCCACAATTAAACTTATTTTCATTTGGCTTCCCAATTACACTTCTTGTTGTGTTTTTAGGGCTCTATGCATCTGCAACACCTCTTGGCTACGCTATGGAAGAACTGGTGGAGTTTTCACTTTCATTCGTCGATCAATTTTTTGAAAGCATCAGCAATGGCCAGTGA
- the flhB gene encoding flagellar biosynthesis protein FlhB: MASENSAQEKTEDPTPKRLEKAFEDGQVLSSKELFVFSTLFTGLILYFFSVESAGQILGEWGGFFTFNMSEFEGELTRLSYQAVRYILFYGLLFGVPLFVIVLFTQGALAGRINFAPKALEFKGSRIDPLKGLKRMFSLKSLVELVKSILKVIFLIGSAAFIINSQISTLLTASDSNIIHGVSRAHSLFISLFIALLIVLVLIALIDVIWQRYQHIEQLKMSLQDVKDENKQTEGSPEVKAKIRRLQMASAAQAARQRSALEDVPQATAIITNPTHFAVALKYDVGERGAPVILAMGRGKLAEDIIEIGSRENIAIFQSPFLARALFFTGDIGQEISEELFNAVAAVLAFIFRLANGEDVAAPEIEIPENLKFTETGALHNA; encoded by the coding sequence ATGGCCAGTGAAAATAGCGCTCAGGAAAAAACAGAAGACCCCACACCAAAACGGCTGGAAAAGGCATTTGAAGACGGCCAGGTTTTAAGCTCTAAAGAACTCTTTGTCTTTTCAACTCTCTTTACAGGTCTAATATTATACTTTTTCTCAGTCGAATCTGCAGGCCAAATACTCGGAGAATGGGGCGGATTTTTTACCTTTAACATGAGTGAATTTGAAGGTGAATTAACCCGGCTCAGCTATCAGGCTGTAAGATATATTTTATTTTATGGCTTATTGTTTGGAGTTCCGCTCTTTGTCATAGTCCTGTTCACTCAAGGGGCGCTGGCAGGACGCATAAATTTTGCACCTAAAGCTTTAGAATTCAAAGGTTCTCGGATAGATCCGTTGAAGGGACTTAAGCGCATGTTTTCTCTTAAGTCGCTGGTGGAGCTTGTGAAAAGTATTCTAAAGGTCATCTTCTTGATCGGTTCAGCTGCATTTATTATTAACAGCCAAATATCAACACTTCTGACCGCATCCGATAGCAATATAATTCACGGGGTATCGCGAGCGCACAGTCTCTTTATTAGCTTGTTTATCGCATTGCTCATTGTTCTCGTATTGATTGCCCTCATCGATGTTATTTGGCAACGATATCAACATATTGAACAGTTAAAAATGAGCCTTCAGGATGTAAAAGACGAAAATAAACAAACCGAAGGCTCACCCGAAGTAAAAGCCAAAATACGCCGCTTACAAATGGCATCTGCCGCTCAAGCCGCGCGGCAAAGGTCTGCACTCGAAGATGTTCCACAAGCAACAGCAATCATTACCAACCCCACTCACTTTGCTGTGGCTTTAAAATATGATGTGGGTGAACGCGGCGCACCGGTAATCCTTGCAATGGGCCGGGGGAAATTAGCTGAAGACATAATTGAAATTGGATCAAGAGAGAATATCGCAATATTCCAAAGCCCGTTTCTTGCTCGTGCTTTGTTTTTTACTGGCGATATTGGTCAGGAAATTAGCGAAGAATTATTTAATGCTGTTGCGGCAGTTTTGGCCTTTATCTTTAGATTGGCCAATGGAGAAGACGTGGCTGCACCAGAAATTGAAATTCCGGAAAACCTAAAGTTCACTGAGACAGGAGCCCTTCACAATGCCTAG
- the rpoN gene encoding RNA polymerase factor sigma-54, translating to MSMLSLNIGTQQVQKQSLVITPQLQHAISILQMNNLELEKHLEELAESNPFIEVKSANSENKRKIDLDFPQSSNSSGISGAFLDTLLGERPETLIEHICKQIRLKKLSETDQSIAYRLLVDLTPAGYLQCDTDQVSEQLSVSIDAIEAVIESLQSLEPTGIFSRSLSECLALQAKDRREYDDIMQILLENLELLAKGELKELCTTAQCSVEDMKQRAIRIRQYNPKPGASFSHDTVGTTREPDLIVKRKANEIEISLNRASLPSVRINLDYAEEVGKKPSNENKSVEFVKNSVATGHWLKRAIAQRNQTLQTVASYILKHQINFFDQGVEGLRPLQLRIVAEALGIHESTVSRSTASVLIQTPRGTFPLKMFFSSGLQAKENDEGVSARAIRTKIKDIIARENPLKPTSDAKISSALSDEGYQVARRTVAKYRELENIKSTSQRKRAHKLSELMEH from the coding sequence ATGTCGATGCTTAGTCTGAATATCGGGACCCAACAGGTTCAAAAGCAGAGCTTGGTAATAACGCCACAGCTTCAGCATGCTATAAGTATTCTTCAAATGAACAACTTAGAGCTGGAAAAGCATCTGGAAGAATTAGCAGAAAGTAATCCATTTATAGAGGTGAAATCGGCAAATTCGGAAAACAAGCGCAAGATTGATTTAGATTTCCCTCAGAGTTCAAACAGCTCGGGGATCTCAGGAGCTTTCCTTGATACTTTGTTGGGCGAAAGGCCAGAAACGCTCATTGAGCATATCTGCAAGCAAATTAGGTTGAAAAAACTCAGCGAGACAGATCAATCTATCGCGTATCGGTTGTTGGTTGATCTTACCCCTGCAGGATATCTACAGTGCGATACCGATCAAGTCAGCGAACAATTATCAGTCTCAATAGACGCGATCGAGGCTGTCATTGAGAGTTTGCAATCCCTAGAGCCAACTGGAATTTTTTCACGTTCACTTTCTGAATGCTTGGCACTTCAGGCCAAAGATCGCAGGGAATATGATGACATTATGCAAATCTTGTTAGAAAATCTTGAACTTTTAGCAAAAGGTGAGCTCAAAGAACTTTGCACAACTGCACAGTGCTCTGTTGAAGACATGAAGCAAAGAGCCATCAGAATCCGCCAATACAACCCAAAGCCTGGTGCGAGTTTTAGTCATGATACAGTCGGGACCACTCGAGAACCTGACTTAATTGTGAAGCGTAAAGCGAACGAGATTGAAATCTCGTTAAACAGAGCTTCTTTGCCGAGTGTTCGTATCAATTTGGACTATGCAGAAGAGGTTGGGAAAAAGCCTTCAAACGAAAATAAATCCGTAGAATTTGTGAAGAATTCAGTTGCAACAGGTCATTGGTTGAAAAGAGCAATAGCGCAAAGAAACCAAACGTTGCAAACGGTGGCTTCCTATATTCTAAAGCATCAAATAAATTTCTTTGATCAAGGTGTTGAGGGCTTGCGCCCACTTCAACTACGTATTGTCGCAGAAGCTTTAGGAATACATGAAAGCACAGTAAGCCGCTCTACAGCTTCGGTATTAATTCAAACACCGCGTGGGACATTTCCTCTTAAAATGTTTTTTAGCAGTGGGCTGCAAGCGAAAGAGAACGATGAAGGTGTCTCTGCACGTGCGATTAGAACCAAAATAAAAGATATAATTGCTCGCGAAAACCCATTGAAGCCAACCAGCGATGCAAAAATATCCAGTGCCTTAAGCGATGAAGGTTACCAAGTCGCAAGGCGTACAGTAGCTAAATACAGAGAATTAGAAAACATAAAATCGACGTCGCAACGCAAGCGAGCCCATAAACTCAGCGAATTAATGGAACATTAA
- a CDS encoding disulfide bond formation protein B — MLNQEKKPPCRVCMSLRLFLMAVLAIALMAIINQDLLSFMGKFSIEAIAIAFIAIFGFFSILKLTLDYFRIN, encoded by the coding sequence ATGCTAAATCAGGAAAAAAAACCTCCATGCCGAGTTTGCATGTCACTTAGATTATTTCTGATGGCTGTTTTGGCAATTGCATTAATGGCTATAATTAATCAAGATCTTTTGAGTTTTATGGGTAAATTCAGTATTGAAGCAATCGCGATCGCGTTTATAGCCATATTTGGATTTTTTTCTATTCTAAAGCTAACACTTGATTATTTCCGAATTAACTAA